A genomic window from Gemmatimonas sp. includes:
- a CDS encoding DHHA1 domain-containing protein: MTDRLYYTDARLDRFTAVVLDITDEGRRVVLDRTAFYPTSGGQPHDLGTLGGIAVVNVIDDDERIAHLLAEPIGVPLGSMLVGQIDMTRRFDHMQQHTGQHLLSAMLTDEFGWPTVSVHFGDDTNTVDVACDDFDATTLAAIERRANALIVQNRRVTVSFEDGAEATGLRKPSDRDGELRIVTIEGIDRSACGGTHVDFTGEIGALLLRRAEKTKGNTRIEFVCGHRAVSRARLDADLLTKAARTLSAAPHDLPGLVEQQLQRLADLERERKRLAAELARHEAAALWTACIPDSDGVRRIVVSASGPVKESEPLAQQLVALGFCAVVVTNAAAGGVLMATAQDTGIDAGQTLRTALQAVGGRGGGSPRLAQGAVPDPSQLHIVLEQLGFLPPSKELLA; encoded by the coding sequence ATGACCGATCGCCTGTACTACACCGACGCACGTCTCGACCGCTTCACCGCCGTCGTGCTCGATATCACCGACGAGGGCCGACGCGTGGTGCTTGACCGCACCGCCTTCTATCCCACCTCGGGCGGGCAGCCGCACGATCTGGGCACATTGGGCGGCATCGCCGTCGTCAACGTCATCGACGACGACGAGCGCATCGCGCACCTGCTCGCCGAGCCGATCGGCGTCCCCTTGGGCTCGATGTTGGTGGGGCAGATCGACATGACACGGCGCTTCGATCACATGCAGCAGCACACCGGTCAGCACCTGCTCTCGGCCATGCTCACCGACGAATTCGGCTGGCCCACCGTGAGCGTGCACTTCGGCGACGACACCAACACCGTCGATGTGGCCTGCGACGATTTCGACGCCACCACGCTCGCCGCCATCGAACGTCGCGCCAACGCGCTCATCGTGCAGAATCGCCGCGTCACCGTGTCCTTCGAAGACGGGGCCGAGGCCACGGGGCTGCGCAAGCCGAGCGATCGCGACGGCGAGTTGCGCATCGTGACCATTGAAGGCATCGACCGCAGTGCTTGTGGCGGCACGCATGTCGATTTCACCGGAGAGATCGGCGCCCTGCTGCTGCGACGGGCCGAGAAAACCAAGGGCAACACGCGTATCGAGTTCGTGTGCGGGCACCGCGCCGTATCCCGCGCCCGTCTCGACGCCGACCTGCTCACCAAAGCGGCGCGCACATTGTCCGCCGCGCCGCACGATCTGCCCGGCTTGGTGGAACAGCAGCTCCAACGCCTCGCCGACCTCGAACGCGAGCGCAAACGCCTGGCCGCCGAACTCGCACGACACGAAGCGGCCGCACTCTGGACGGCGTGTATCCCCGACAGCGATGGCGTGCGACGTATCGTAGTGTCTGCATCGGGACCAGTGAAGGAATCCGAACCGCTCGCCCAGCAACTTGTAGCACTCGGCTTCTGCGCGGTCGTGGTCACGAACGCCGCCGCGGGCGGGGTGTTGATGGCCACCGCGCAAGACACCGGAATCGACGCGGGACAGACACTCCGCACCGCCCTGCAGGCCGTGGGTGGTCGTGGTGGCGGGTCACCTCGCCTCGCGCAGGGCGCAGTCCCCGATCCGTCGCAGCTGCACATCGTGCTCGAGCAACTCGGCTTTCTCCCCCCGTCAAAGGAGCTTCTCGCGTGA